A section of the Heliangelus exortis chromosome 27, bHelExo1.hap1, whole genome shotgun sequence genome encodes:
- the LOC139787635 gene encoding LOW QUALITY PROTEIN: ras-related protein Rab-11A-like (The sequence of the model RefSeq protein was modified relative to this genomic sequence to represent the inferred CDS: deleted 1 base in 1 codon) has product WKQTLPGEQGCHFVPSVCPHPPGTTGGAVGALLVYDIAKYLSYENAERWLKELQDHADANIVIMLVGNKSDLRHLRAVPTDEARSFAEKNGLSFLETSALDSTNVEMAFHNILTEIYRIVSQRQITGQPEPEFGPGTTIEPIRVLPTQQESRQTPCCQNI; this is encoded by the exons TggaagcagacactgcctggggagcagggctgtcACTTTGTCCCCTCGGTGTGTCCCCACCCCCCAGGTACTACCGGGGGGGCAGTGGGAGCCCTCCTGGTCTACGACATCGCCAAGTACCTGAGCTACGAGAACGCCGAGCGGTggctgaaggagctgcaggaccaCGCGGACGCCAACATCGTCATCATGCTGGTGGGCAACAAAAGTGACCTCAGGCACCTCAGGGCCGTGCCCACCGACGAGGCCAGGAGCTTTGCAG AGAAGAACGGGCTCTCCTTCCTCGAGACCTCAGCT CTGGATTCCACCAACGTGGAGATGGCTTTCCACAACATCCTGACAG aGATTTACCGCATTGTCTCCCAGAGGCAAATCACGGGGCAACCAGAACCTGAATTTGGCCCCGGCACAACCATCGAGCCCATCCGGGTGCTGCCCACCCAGCAGGAGAGCAGGCAGACCCCCTGCTGCCAGAACAtctga